The nucleotide sequence tactccctccgtcccataaaaAAAATCCTCATTACTATTTATATATGTCTTGAAATAAATGTCCCTTACTCAAAATAACACTAAAATGTCACTGAAAATTCAATACTACCCTTTTCATATATGAAAgtcagcaaaacatttattcataaTTTCTTCTTTCACTTACTTTGTTAAAGAAACTAATTATTTCGGATAACATATTAAATGAAGGACAAAATAGACATTTTAACAACATATCTTAAATCAAACATTTTTTGTTGGTAGACACTTTTTGTGAAACGGAGAGAATATGTTCAATCTTATGTTTATGGTTGTCTTCTATACTTGCGTATATAATTTTGAAAATTTCTATTTAAATGTAAAAAACATCCAATCTGATTAATCCATGAATTGGCCAATTAGGCCCTACAAGATCCCGGATGATTAATCTCCAACTAGCAACTTTTACAATCTTGATATAAGCAACCAAAGACTATACATTTGGCTTCATTTCTACCAATTACTATAAAGAATACGACAAAATTTTGTAAATTGACATCAACTAAAAAAGTTTAGATGATCAAAGTTATATAACCATATAAAATCCTTAACTACGTTAAGTCCTACAGTCGAGCTATGTAGTTGTCAAATAACATATCTATGTAATGGTTTGTGCAAATGCTAGACCTTTATTCTGTTATTTCTCATTCATCATCTATAAAATGGTCAGCAGTGATCACCATCAAATAGATTTAATAATGTTCTCTTTTTGTTCTAAACAGTTCTTTAACTTTAGAGGCAGCTCGAAGATTATTGGAGAAAGACTTGGGTTTAGATATATATGCATTGGATGTACATAAGAGACATATCAGATAATTGTTGGAAAAGGTACTTTGTTTTGTAGATGTGTTTAATTATGTCTAGGTAGTAATAAATACATTATTTTTGGAGTTTTGATACTTTCTTCTTTTGTTGCATATATAGCTTTTAAAATAGACATAGTTAATGTGTGACAATAAATTTGTtgaatattgttgttatttcaatgCCTTGCTAGTACTTGAATGATACAGAAGATTATGACAATGTCCACAAGGGTTCTGAACAATATAAGTTGGAAGATGTTAAAGTTGAGGAGGATGAACGACTCAAAGAGCAAAATGTGACTGGAGATGTAGTAAAAATTGAAGATTCTTGTCAAATGGAACTTTTATCAGAAAATGAATTAGCCAAATCTGGTAATTCTGAAACTGCGGGGACTGCAGATGACAAAATAGCTACTGAGGAAATGATAATGGATGCCCTTTGGAACAAAGCAACTTATTTCAGAGCGATATCTGAGTATGTAAACGTAGTTATTGAAGCAACCCTTTTTTACTTATGTATGGATTGATCAGGTCATACTTCAATTGAACGATTATGTTTATCTAGAAAATTTTGTTAACGTTTATGTTTGTTTATGACTTTATGTTAATATTTATGTTTTTGTTCTATATTAACACAtacaattttaaaatttataatttaaatataccAATCCGATTATACCCCGATTCGGCCAATTAATCATATGTGCACGCTATTTATTTCTatatgttttctttttcttttcaggGAACTAATGGCCATTGCACGCCGAAATTTGGAGGAAGATCTTCAACTTAATAAGTTCTCTCTTGATTCCTTTAAAAAGCTCATAAGCAAGCATTTAGCCGAGGTGAGATGACCTATTATGTTGTCTGTTTTGGAAATTTATACTCAATACTTATGATATACTTTGTCCTCGGATATTAAATTCTGAAAGTGAGGGTCCAAACAAGACGGGTCACAAATCAGATGTTTATTCTGAAGAGCAAAAGAAACGTAAAAGGCTTCTCACAGAAGAAGGTTAGCTTTTAATAGATATTGAAAGAAGATGGGTGGTTTGTAACAGGTCAATGGGTTGGGTTGACCCACACACAATGTGTTGTCTCTTTAATTTTTTGCTTGAAATAATCAGCGCATTAGTTTTAATTTCAAAATAAAAaagattataatataatttaatctTACTGACCATACTCTTTTATAATGCATCAATAATTGAATGAGTTTAACTATAGCGGTTCCCTCGAGGGCGGGGAGAGGACATCGGTGAACGGTGAACACGGATACATTTGTGAGTGGCCTTAACAGTTCAACTCATACTAGCTATAGTAGTCTATCAATGCTGCAGTTAATTATATATCATGAATATCTTTTTGTTTCGTTAGAAAATAAAGAAGTCAAACGGAGAAAGAAAATGGCAAAAGTGTTAGAAGAAATCGACACAAGCAACATTATTATCGGGTCACGAAGAAAGTACGCATCTAGGTTTTTGCCACCACCAAAATTACCTAATCTACCTATTGAGAGTGGTGCTAATGACTCAAGAGAAAAACGTTGACAAAGAAGACGGTTCAGATGACAATCATAATGAGAATTGATGCATATACCGTGGATTGTTCTAGAGGTTCAAGGATGGTGTAGGATGAGATCGGCTTGGAGAACAAGTAATCGACAGCAGATTTTGATTTTAATTCGGATTAGTTTGTTTTATTTTTGAACAAGGATTTTATCCATTATTTGTTTCATTTTTTATGTTTATCTTGTTTTTCAAGTTAGGGTTTTAGTCCTCTACGTAAAGGACTTTAGATTTCATTATTCATTCAGTTTTTGATATTATTTGATTTAGAAATAAAAGAATACGCAAGTTTGCGTTTTTATTCTATTCGACTATTTCATTTTTTGTTACTATTTTGGCCAATGATCCGTTCGTCATTATTTGGTTTCAGAGCTTTTGTAATTGGCCAAAATAGACGTATTGTTCCGAAGAAACGTCAATCGAGGCAGCAAGGGTGATCTGCGAGAGGCGGAGATTGCAACAAAggatttgtgacgccccgtactaaatcatcatgtacggaccatcaacaacaggatcattacaaggttaagtactatatgcgttttcaaaacagagtttacattcataaataaaagtgacgtcataacatacgtcaattgttttacaaatcaaaagtatgcttcgctaagtagaagcattaaataagtgtacgtgaccataatggtcgttacataacataagttcataagtaaaaagtttgaatgcaacataagtagtcatgcgataacaactctaggcagcgggttctacagcacgactagtaagatagcggaagcgacttcaagcacctgagaaaatacatgcttaaaaaggtcaacacaaaggttggtgagctatagtttaagtataacagtaacgtaagtaggccacgagatttcagtgctacaacgagcgtttcaaaagtatgtaaaagtatatgcttaaccgtgggcacccggtaactaacttaacgtttaatgtacccccttaaagtgcacttggcaagtgcgtataacctcgaagtattaaacactcgttaaatgctagcgctactagcccgagtggggatgtcaaaccctatggatccatatctaagattcgcgttcacggttcaaaaaccaatgattaaacgttaccgagctaaagggaatgtttctgccgttatataacccacacatatataaagtttaagtactcgtgcctagtatgtaaaacatgaaatccgcatgtattctcagttcccaaaataagttaaagtaaaaagggaatgctataactcacaatgattagtagtaatggtaaggtagtagtcggaaagtggtgtgcaagtaacggtccaaacgtcctcaacctaagtcaaatagcactaagtcaataagtcgtctcaaaaggtttacaagtacgtaattaaggtcataagggtcatcatcaatcatcattaaacaaaaggtaacaagtaagactcgtttatgaaagtcgtttaaaacaaaggctgacttcggtcagtcaccacggcctctacccttactgaattaaggtgagaccagtggtcatggctccgtctatgagtcccttaagtgtggtaaaatttacagaagcaaactcgtcttggtttgaccgtggcgacggtctaagtgcgagtaggtcagaaa is from Rutidosis leptorrhynchoides isolate AG116_Rl617_1_P2 chromosome 10, CSIRO_AGI_Rlap_v1, whole genome shotgun sequence and encodes:
- the LOC139870223 gene encoding uncharacterized protein — translated: MDKKRANGSMLKLRNKSSISGNNAGVIYLNDTEDYDNVHKGSEQYKLEDVKVEEDERLKEQNVTGDVVKIEDSCQMELLSENELAKSGNSETAGTADDKIATEEMIMDALWNKATYFRAISEELMAIARRNLEEDLQLNKFSLDSFKKLISKHLAEVLNSESEGPNKTGHKSDVYSEEQKKRKRLLTEEENKEVKRRKKMAKVLEEIDTSNIIIGSRRKYASRFLPPPKLPNLPIESGANDSREKR